The window CCCCGCCGGAGTGATCAACCTCGTGCACGGACCCTCCCGCGAAATCACCGGCGCCCTGCTCAAGCACCCCGCAGTCCGTGCCGTCAGCTTTACCGGCTCCACCGGTGTGGGCCGTCAAATCATGGCTTCCGCGTCCGAACGGGTGGTGCGGCCGTTGCTGGAACTCGGCGGCAACGCACCGTTCATCGTTTTCGAGGACGCAGACCTTGACGCCGCCGTTGAGGGGGCAGTACTCGGAAGGCTCCGCAACACAGGACAGTCCTGCGTCGCTGCAAACCGCTTCCTGGTCCAAGACAGCATCGCGGACGAATTCGGCCGGAAACTGGCCGCGAAATTTGATGCGATGACCATTGGGCACGGCGTGCCGGACGGTGATTCGCCCGTCCCGGATCTTGGTCCAGTCATTGACGTTGAGCGCGTTACCGCTGTACAGGCCCTGGTGGACGATGCCCTTGGCCGCGGAGCCCGCCGCCTCACCGAACGCACCCAAGTTCCTGGAGAGGGCTCCTTCATGGCACCCACACTTCTCACGGATGTTCCCGACGACGCACCCTTGGTGAGCGAGGAAGTCTTCGGCCCCGCGGCGGGCATAGTGACGTTCTCCACTGAAGAGGAAGCAATCAAGAAGGCAAATGCCACCGAAATGGGGCTTGCCGCCTACGTCTGGAGCAGCAGCCCCAAGCGTGGCTGGGACATCCCGGAACAGCTGGAAGCAGGCATTGTAGGAGTCAACGATCCCCTCCCGTCCGTGGCCTTCGCACCCATGGGCGGTGCCAAGCAGTCAGGTCTGGGCCGGGAAGGATCAAGCCTCGGCCTCGAGGAGTTCGAGGAGGTCCAGTACGTGGCCTGGAAGCCCTAAATGCTGACTACCGGACTCGTTCTGGGCGCAGTGGTCATGGGTGCCGGGATGCAGCGCATTACCGGCATGGGATTTGCGTTGGTGGCAGCCCCGTTCCTGGTACTTCTCCTCGGCCCCGTGGAAGGGGTGGTGCTGGTCAACGTCTGCGGAGCCGTGACGGCCGGCGCCATCATCTTCCGCGTCATGAGGGACATCGACTGGAAGAGATACCTGGCACTGGCTTCCTCGGCGCTTTTGGGGATTGTTCCCGCGGCATTCCTCATCCGGTACCTGCCGCCGTCGGTCCTGGAGATTTCGATCGGGGTGACCCTTGCCTTGGGGCTGACCGTCCTGCTGGTCATGAAGTCAGCCGTCCTGCCCCAGCGTCGCCGCTATCTCTTCACCGCGGGGGGCCTCAGCGGCTTCATGAACACCGCCGCAGGGGTGGGGGGACCAGCCGTCAGCATTTACTCCATGGCTACCCGGTGGCAGCACAAGTCGTTCGCCGCCACGATGCAGCCCTACTTTTTCACCATCGGCGCCTTTTCCCTTATTTCCAAAGCGGTAACCGCTCCAGCTTCGTTTCCCGTCCTGCCGATGACAATGTGGCTAGCCGTCGCCGCTGCCTGTTTGATCGGGCTTGTCCTGGGTGACCTCGCCTCCAAGCGGGTTTCCACCCGGGCCGCCCAGATTCTCCTGATTATCCTGGCCTACCTGGGAGCAGCAGCCACCATCGTTCGCGGTGTGCTTGACGCCATTGGCTGAACGCTCCTCCAAACAACATTTAGATCCCACCACCACCATCGAAAGGACTGCCATGTCCCCCGTTTCATCAAAAATCGATTCAGCAGAAGAACGTACCCTGCGGGTTTCCGCAACCAAGGGTGAACCTGTCGCTCTGACGATTGATGGCTCCAATCCAGTGTCCGTTCGGCTTGAAATTGACAACAACTGCGGCTGCGCCGAAAGCCCTGTCAGAGTCGGCTCGTATACCGATACTGACTTCGGAGGGCGCTGAGAGGATTAGCTTCCTCCACCTGATAGTGTTGGTTTTCCAACATCATCCGTTCGCTTCCTATCATTCAGGCGTGCCCGCAAGGAGAACCATGGATCTTTCCTCATCTTTCAAGGCCTACGACGTCCGTGGCTTGGTGGATGTTTCCCTCACCGATGAAGTTGCAGAAGCCATCGGGGCAGCATTCGTGGACGTTCTGGGCCTCGCGGGCAAGACCGTCTTCTGCGGCGGAGACATGCGTCCGTCCTCCAAGGGGTTCGTTTCTGCGTTTTCACAGGGTGCCGCGGCCCGGGGCGCCGAGGTATGCGACCTCGGACTCATTGCCACGGACGAGCTCTACTTTGCCTGCGGCGCCATGAACGCGGCTGGTGCCATCTTCACAGCAAGCCATAACCCTGCCCAGTACAACGGAATCAAGATGGCCAAGGCCGGAGCTGTTCCCATCTCTTCTGACTCAGGACTGTTCGAAATCCGGGACCTTGCCCAACGCTATCTGGACCACGGGTATCCCAAGGCAGAATCAGCGGGGACCGTTTCGCCGCTTGACGTCCTTAGTGAATATGCGCTCAAGCTGCGTTCGCTCGTGGACCTGACGGGAGTGAGGCCGCTAAAAGTTGTAGTGGATGCAGGCAACGGCATGGCCGGCCTAACAGTTCCCGCAGTGTTGGGCAGCCAGATTCTGGAGGACTTGCCCTTGACTATCGTCCCCTTGTATTTCGAGCTGGATGGCACCTTCCCCAACCACCCGGCCAACCCCTTGGAACCGGAGAACCTTCGGGACCTGCAAGCAGCCGTGCTTGCCCACGAAGCTGACCTTGGGCTGGCATTCGACGGCGACGCTGACCGCTGCTTTGTTGTGGACGAGACCGGTCACCCTGTGACACCGTCGGCCATTACTTCCATGATCGCGGTGCGCGAGATTTCAAGGGTTCAAGCAGCGGGCCAGGGCAAACCCGTGGTGATCCACAATTTGATCACGTCCCAATCGGTGCCCGAGTTCGTGAAGGCGGCTGGTGGCCGGCCAGTCCGTACACGAGTAGGCCACTCGTTCATCAAGGCACAAATGGCTGAAGAAGACGCCGTCTTCGGTGGGGAACATTCGGCCCACTACTACTTCCGTGACTTCTACAACGCGGACACCGGGATGCTGGCAGCCATGCACGTCCTTGCTGCCCTGGGCGAGCAATCCGCGCCCCTGTCCACGCTTGCACGGCAATACGAGCCGTACTCGGCCAGCGGAGAAATCAACTCAACCGTGGTGGATGTTTCCCAAGCCATTTCGGACGTGCGCGAAACGTACCAACAAGCGCAGGGTGTCCGCATTGATGACCTTGACGGGCTGAGCGTCATCGACGAGTCAGGCGAATGGTGGTTTAACCTCAGGGCCTCAAATACGGAGGAACTGCTCAGGCTCAACGTCGAAGCCACCGATGAAATGACTATGGGCCGCATGCGGGATGCTGTCCTGGACATGATCCGGAAGTAGCCACAACTAACAGAAGCGTTCGACGGCGGGTGCGTACCCGCCGTCGAACGCTTCCGTTTTTGCCGCGCAGTACTCGGTGCGCTGTTAGGCCTGGCTGATGTCGATCCCCGTGACCGGCGCGCCGGCCCGCTCGTAAACGAGCGCTACGGCGCCTTTCGCGAAGCCCTTTGGTGGCTGCGCCAAGCGGAAGGCTGCGGGGACGCCGGCGCCGTCGGGGAACAAACGCTTACCCGAGCCGAACGTGAGTGGGTAGAGGTAGAGGTTCAGCCGGTCTACAAGGTCGGCTTCGAGGAGTGACCGGGCGAGGTCGCCGCTGCCGATCACGTGGATGTCCTGGAATCGGTCCTTCAAAGCTCCCACCTCCGCAACGTCCGACAACGGTGTGGTGCCCGTCCAGCCTGGGTCCGTCAGGGTCCTCGAGACAACGAACTTTGGCAGGGCATTGAAGGTGTCGGCAATGTGGTCGCTCTGGTTGGGCCAGTACCCGGCGAAGATGTCGTAGGTCCTGCGGCCGAGCAGCAGTGCGTCCATGCGGTCGATTCCTGCGACGATCGCCTCGCCGCTTTCTTCATCCGAGTAGGCCGCCTGCCAGCCGCCGAACGCGAAGCCACCCGAAGTGTCCTCGTTGGGGCCGCCCGGCGCTTGGTACACGCCGTCGAGGGTGATGAAAAGGTCAACGGAGAGAATTCCCATGGTGTGCTCCTCTTGGTGAGTTTCCAGGCCTGGGCTTTGATGCGCGCCATCATAGTCCGGGCGCGGAGCCGGCGGCAGGGTCGCGAGCTACGGCGAGCAGTACTTGAACTACAAACGCAACGTCCCGGGGTGGTGGCCTCGGCTCACGCCGTGGCGGGGGTGACTTCAATTGTTGGCGTTACCGCCTAAGTGGGCTCGGCCTGTCCCTCGTCAGGATCTGCCCATTCGAGGGCAGCGACAAGGTGGCTTTCGTTGGGCAGGGCTTGCTGTTCGGAGGCCGGGAGCTTGTCGTATGTATAGGCGGCGACCGCCATGGGTGAGGTTGACCGCCCGAGGCTGTACCTGACGCTGCGGTCGTTCTTGGTGCCGCAGATCAGGATGCCAATCGTTTTGTTGTGATGCTCACGGCGAAGCATGTCATCCACAAGGGCAACGTAAAAGTTCAGCTTGCCGGCGTACTCAGGCTGGAACTTTCCTGTCTTGAGCTCTATGACGACGTACCGGTTCTGGTCCATGTGGAAGAACAGCATGTCGACGTAGTAGTCGTCGCCGTCGATATCGAAGTGGACCTGACGGCCAACGAACGAGAATCCCGGCCCGAGTTCCCTCAGAGTCTCGGCGATTCGGCTGGTTAGGGCCAGTTCAAGGTCCCGTTCGGCGACTTCCCCCGACAGGCCGAGAAATTCGAAGCTGTAGGGGTCCTTGGCCACCTGCTGGGCCAGTTCGGAATCTTGTCCAACAAGCCGTTGGACAAAGTTCGACGGCGCCGCGCCTGTCCTTTCCAACGTCCGGTTCATGATCATGTTCAGCAGGACGTTGCGAGACCAGCCGTGGTCAACTGCGGCAGCCGCGTACCAATCCCGATGCTGTCTAGTGTCTGCCTTGTCCAAAAGTACGGTGACGTGCCCCCACGGCAATTGTGCAACAACTTGTTGCACAATTGGGTCCGGCCAGGCGTCCCATGACCCCGCTCCCCCATGGCTCCGCCTGCTGGCGCTCCAAGACAGTCTTCCCGATCGACCAATACAACTCGATCAGCTGTGTGTTGACGGTTCGACGGGCGGTCTGACGCGCATCGCGCACGCGTTTCTTGAGCGCGTCTAAGAGATCTTTATAATCTGCGGGTAAAGCCAGGGCACGCGAATCAGTCATGCACACAAACCTATTGACCGCCACTGACATTTCTCAGAGCAAACCCCCTACTCCGCGTCTTCCCCCGTCACCGTGGACTCCCGGATGATCAGCGTCGGGGCCAGGCTCACACGCCGCAGCGCCGGAGACGCCAATGAGCCGGTCTTCCCGCCCAGCCGTTCCATGCACATGGCGACGGCGGCATGGCCTACGTCCCGCTTCGGCGGGGCGATGGAGGTCAAGGGTACCGGGGCGAGGTCCGCCACCTCGTCGTCATAGGCCACGATCGCCAGGTCCTCGGGGACGTCAAGCCCGGATTCCTCGGCGAGGTTAATCAGGGTAATGGCTTCTTCGTCCGGGAGCACCAGGGCCGCGCGCGTCTCAGTTCGGCGGCAGTCTTTGAGGAATTTCGCGAACTCCTTTTGGTTGTTGCCTGCGCCCACCACTGAACGGACGTATTCCATGATGGGTGCATCATTCTCGAGCCCTAGCTTGGCCACCATGCGCTCGTGGCTTTCGCGGAGCCACGGCGCCGTGGGGCTGGTGGCGATGGCAAGTCCAATCCTGCGGTGGCCCAGGGATGCGAGATGTTCAAGGGCAAGCTCGGCACCATAGCTGTGATCGGACATCACGGATTCAAACACCCGGCTTGAACGTTCCACGAGCACTACGGGGATTCGCAGCCCGGACAGCAGCTCGAACGTTGGAGATCCGGGTTCCAGGGATCCGGCGGTTGCCAACAGTATCCCGTCCACGGAGTTGGCCACCATGCGTTGAAGCTGCCGGTGCTCATCCTCGGCAGAGTAGTTGCTGACGCCCAGAATCAGCCGGGCGTTCAATTCCCTCGCGGCTGATTCTGCGCCGCGGATGACCTCAGGAAAGTAGTAGCCCGTGGTCGGGACAATAAGTCCCAGGGTCGCGAGCGGCTGGCGGGATCTCCTGTGAACGGTGTCGCCTTGCCGTTCAGAGGGGACGGGAACGGCACCGCCGTGGACCCGGCGCAGCAGTCCTTGGGCAGCGAGCTGCGTCAGGTCCCGGCGGATGGTCATGGTGGACAGGCCGGTCTTCTCCGCGAACCCATTGACGGTCAGGGTTCCCCGCATTTCAAGCTCACGCAGAATCTTCTCGTGGCGTTCGCCGCTGAGCATGCCCACCCTCTCCGAAGTCCAGATGTTCAAACAAGCATAGGTGACCGTATGCACGTGCGTTGAGGGGCCTGCTCTGCGCGGTTAATACTCGCCAGAGAGCGCAAAGCGGGCCCCTCAACGCCGGGCACCTACCGCCGTGGGTGGTCGTTGATCCGCACGAGGTTCCGTCCCCGCATGGTGTAGAGGTAGCCGTCCTCGTCATTGTTAATGTGTGAGCCGCTGTACCAGGCGCCGTCGATATCAGCCACCACGGTGGCTACTTCGAAGGTTTTCGGGTCGAAGCGGAAGACGTGGGTATTGGAAACGCCGTACACCACGCCGCGGTTGGTGACCAGGGCCGCGAAGCCGTAGCTGACCGAGGTGATGTCCGAACGGTGCACAACCTTGCGTTTGGGTAGGTCTATGACGAAAAGACCACCCTTGCGCGTCACACCGTACAGGTACTTGCCCTGCACGGCGAGGGCTGCGATGCCCGCACCGTCCCCGGCATCCAGTCGCCACAATTCCTTCCCTGCCACAAGATTGAATGCCACTACTGTTCCTGCGCCATCGAGATTTGGATTGCCGCCGCCCAAATAGGCCACGCCGTCGCGGGACGCCACCGCCCGGAGCAGCTGCACATTGTCGATCGGATTCAGGAAGAAGCCCTTCTTGCCCGTCCGGGGATCATAGGTCCACAGCGACCCGCCGCCCTCGGTGTCCGCTTGCGCCGCCACGAGGACCAGTTCGTTGCGCTCGTCCCAGCAGACGTCCAGGGGACGGTTCTGCTCCTTAGGGAAGTCCGCTACCTGCGTGATCGGCTTTCCATTCCGGGGGTCGTAGCTCCAGATGCCCTGGCCGCTGTACTGCCCGGTGTATAGGGCGCCGTCCACCACGATCGCGTCCTTTGCTTCACCCGGAGCGCTCATGTTGTTGACTTGCCCGGTCCGGAGCGAGCGGCGTGCAATGACGCCGTTGCCTCCCACATAGACGTAGCCCGCGCCCGCCGCGATACCCATGACCGATTGAGGATCAGAGGGTGCGCCGGCTTCGCCGAGGTCGGTGGTCTTGGTGCTGCCGTTTGCGGGATCGATCTCCGCCACGAAGCCGTAGCCCGAGGTGACCAACACCTTGCCGCCCTTGGTGTCGACGCCCCAGATCTCCCCCAGTGAAGGCCCTTGGTACGGCACCGCCGAGATCGCGTTGGCGGACAAACTATAGGCAATCAGCCCGGTTTCGTTGGCGAAATACACTTTGTCGCCAATGGCCGCAAAGTTCTTGGCAGTCTTCCCCTCGGAGAGGGTTTGCACGTAGGTCTTCGGGCTGCTGAGACTCACGGCAGCAATCTTGGAGTTCTCCAAGGAACCGGCAGAACTTACCATCAGTTTGTCTCCCACGATGCCAAGATCGCGGATGCTGGGATCCTTCAGCATTTCGGCCGGAGTGACGTTGGTGAAAGTCTTAGAAGCGCGGTCGTATGCGAACAAGCAGGCCCGGCTTGCGCCGCTTCCACCATTGAGCGTGCTGCCTGCCCCGAAGAAGATCGTGGAGTCGGTGGCGGCCACCGCACGGGCGAGGGTGGCACCGGCGTCGGGGATTCCCAGGTTGGTGATTTGCCCGGTGGCGGGGTCGAATTCCCACAGCGCAGGCGCCGTCGGGCTGCCGCCACCCACAATATAGAGGCGACCGTTGGGGGCTACGCTGAGGTCCCGGACGTCCCGGTCTCCGATGTAGCCGATCGCCGTGGCCTTGGTTCCGAGACTGTTGAGGTCCCAGCGGAACAGGTTTGGCAGCACGCCCGTGGACTTCTGCAGGACACCGGCGTAGAGGTACCGACCGGACGCGTCAGCGGCCAGGGTCTGGATGGAGTGCCCGTTGCTGATTTCGGTCTGGCCGATGACCTTTCCGGTGGGGACGTGGAAGGCAATGATCCGGACCGGATCCAGATTGCGGGAACCGATGTAGAGAACGTCGCCCACCAGCAAGCCGCTCATCAAGGAGAACTGCACGACGCCGGGACCCAGGTCCAGGATTTCCGTCGCCTGTGGCTTGGACCCCAGGAGGGTGGACGCCGACGCCGGTTGGCCGGCTGCCAACCCGAAGGCTGCGGCGAGCGACGCTGCTCCGCCAACTTGTAGGACTGACCGTCTGCTGATGTTCGATTTCTCCATTGGAATCCCTGTTCTTAGGTAATGACTTTTCAGTAGTCGCCGTTTCGGGTGTCCAGAATTCATAGCAGTGTCGAGCGACCAACGTCTAGCATTATTGTTCGTTCAAACAGAAGTTGCTGCTGGCTCTTCCCACGAAGTAGCGAGAGATCGCCACTGTCCCACCGCAGGAATGTTTGAAAATGTTTGAAATCTTGTAGATGTTCGAAGTGCCGCGGTTACATGGATTCATCGCATGTGGCCCCAACCACACTTCTTCGCATCTCAAGTCTTCAAAGGAGAACACCATGAAGCGTCGTCATCTCTTCGCCGGAGTAGCGGGCTTGGCTGCCAGCACTCTGTTGCTGGCCGCCTGCGGCACCGGCCCCACCCCCGCGGCAGCGCCCACCCCCACAGAAGACCCTTCAGGTTCCATCACCTTCTGGTCCTCGTTGGCAGGCATGGACAAAGTGGCTGAAGCGTTCAACGCCAGCCAGGACAAGATCAAGGTCAGCTTCGAAACCATCCCCAACGGTGCCAACGGTGGCT is drawn from Arthrobacter sp. 31Y and contains these coding sequences:
- a CDS encoding outer membrane protein assembly factor BamB family protein, which produces MEKSNISRRSVLQVGGAASLAAAFGLAAGQPASASTLLGSKPQATEILDLGPGVVQFSLMSGLLVGDVLYIGSRNLDPVRIIAFHVPTGKVIGQTEISNGHSIQTLAADASGRYLYAGVLQKSTGVLPNLFRWDLNSLGTKATAIGYIGDRDVRDLSVAPNGRLYIVGGGSPTAPALWEFDPATGQITNLGIPDAGATLARAVAATDSTIFFGAGSTLNGGSGASRACLFAYDRASKTFTNVTPAEMLKDPSIRDLGIVGDKLMVSSAGSLENSKIAAVSLSSPKTYVQTLSEGKTAKNFAAIGDKVYFANETGLIAYSLSANAISAVPYQGPSLGEIWGVDTKGGKVLVTSGYGFVAEIDPANGSTKTTDLGEAGAPSDPQSVMGIAAGAGYVYVGGNGVIARRSLRTGQVNNMSAPGEAKDAIVVDGALYTGQYSGQGIWSYDPRNGKPITQVADFPKEQNRPLDVCWDERNELVLVAAQADTEGGGSLWTYDPRTGKKGFFLNPIDNVQLLRAVASRDGVAYLGGGNPNLDGAGTVVAFNLVAGKELWRLDAGDGAGIAALAVQGKYLYGVTRKGGLFVIDLPKRKVVHRSDITSVSYGFAALVTNRGVVYGVSNTHVFRFDPKTFEVATVVADIDGAWYSGSHINNDEDGYLYTMRGRNLVRINDHPRR
- a CDS encoding dihydrofolate reductase family protein, coding for MGILSVDLFITLDGVYQAPGGPNEDTSGGFAFGGWQAAYSDEESGEAIVAGIDRMDALLLGRRTYDIFAGYWPNQSDHIADTFNALPKFVVSRTLTDPGWTGTTPLSDVAEVGALKDRFQDIHVIGSGDLARSLLEADLVDRLNLYLYPLTFGSGKRLFPDGAGVPAAFRLAQPPKGFAKGAVALVYERAGAPVTGIDISQA
- a CDS encoding NAD-dependent succinate-semialdehyde dehydrogenase; the encoded protein is MNLKSAQHLINGTWHSAGTFKDVTDPGNGSTVGEVAWGTAEDAGKAADAAAEAFGDWSRTTARTRADLLRNAAALLSERRDELAHTLALEAGKRLPEAQGEVDFSVEYFRWFAEEVRRTTGTVSPPELRGRRHLSTSKPIGVALSLTPWNFPVSIQARKLAAMLAAGCTVVGRVSEKAPLAATDLFEILHDAGFPAGVINLVHGPSREITGALLKHPAVRAVSFTGSTGVGRQIMASASERVVRPLLELGGNAPFIVFEDADLDAAVEGAVLGRLRNTGQSCVAANRFLVQDSIADEFGRKLAAKFDAMTIGHGVPDGDSPVPDLGPVIDVERVTAVQALVDDALGRGARRLTERTQVPGEGSFMAPTLLTDVPDDAPLVSEEVFGPAAGIVTFSTEEEAIKKANATEMGLAAYVWSSSPKRGWDIPEQLEAGIVGVNDPLPSVAFAPMGGAKQSGLGREGSSLGLEEFEEVQYVAWKP
- a CDS encoding substrate-binding domain-containing protein — its product is MNIWTSERVGMLSGERHEKILRELEMRGTLTVNGFAEKTGLSTMTIRRDLTQLAAQGLLRRVHGGAVPVPSERQGDTVHRRSRQPLATLGLIVPTTGYYFPEVIRGAESAARELNARLILGVSNYSAEDEHRQLQRMVANSVDGILLATAGSLEPGSPTFELLSGLRIPVVLVERSSRVFESVMSDHSYGAELALEHLASLGHRRIGLAIATSPTAPWLRESHERMVAKLGLENDAPIMEYVRSVVGAGNNQKEFAKFLKDCRRTETRAALVLPDEEAITLINLAEESGLDVPEDLAIVAYDDEVADLAPVPLTSIAPPKRDVGHAAVAMCMERLGGKTGSLASPALRRVSLAPTLIIRESTVTGEDAE
- a CDS encoding phosphomannomutase/phosphoglucomutase — protein: MDLSSSFKAYDVRGLVDVSLTDEVAEAIGAAFVDVLGLAGKTVFCGGDMRPSSKGFVSAFSQGAAARGAEVCDLGLIATDELYFACGAMNAAGAIFTASHNPAQYNGIKMAKAGAVPISSDSGLFEIRDLAQRYLDHGYPKAESAGTVSPLDVLSEYALKLRSLVDLTGVRPLKVVVDAGNGMAGLTVPAVLGSQILEDLPLTIVPLYFELDGTFPNHPANPLEPENLRDLQAAVLAHEADLGLAFDGDADRCFVVDETGHPVTPSAITSMIAVREISRVQAAGQGKPVVIHNLITSQSVPEFVKAAGGRPVRTRVGHSFIKAQMAEEDAVFGGEHSAHYYFRDFYNADTGMLAAMHVLAALGEQSAPLSTLARQYEPYSASGEINSTVVDVSQAISDVRETYQQAQGVRIDDLDGLSVIDESGEWWFNLRASNTEELLRLNVEATDEMTMGRMRDAVLDMIRK
- a CDS encoding sulfite exporter TauE/SafE family protein, yielding MLTTGLVLGAVVMGAGMQRITGMGFALVAAPFLVLLLGPVEGVVLVNVCGAVTAGAIIFRVMRDIDWKRYLALASSALLGIVPAAFLIRYLPPSVLEISIGVTLALGLTVLLVMKSAVLPQRRRYLFTAGGLSGFMNTAAGVGGPAVSIYSMATRWQHKSFAATMQPYFFTIGAFSLISKAVTAPASFPVLPMTMWLAVAAACLIGLVLGDLASKRVSTRAAQILLIILAYLGAAATIVRGVLDAIG